Proteins from a single region of Macrotis lagotis isolate mMagLag1 chromosome 2, bilby.v1.9.chrom.fasta, whole genome shotgun sequence:
- the MMP19 gene encoding LOW QUALITY PROTEIN: matrix metalloproteinase-19 (The sequence of the model RefSeq protein was modified relative to this genomic sequence to represent the inferred CDS: inserted 2 bases in 1 codon), whose amino-acid sequence MKWELLWLGCLLPIMVGGRSVKLMDQEEALDYLIKYGYLQKPLEKMNNGFGPEEVTEAVRSFQEVSELPVSGQLDGVTRARMGQPRCGLEDPFNQKTHKYSLLGRWRKKHLTFRILNWPSTLPNHIARAALYTAFRYWSRVALLSFREVRAGWADIRLSFHGQYSSYCSKGFDGPGKVLAHADIPELGSVHFDQSETWTEGTKMGVNFRIIAAHELGHALGLGHSRYPQALMAPVYAGFRPNFQLHPDDVAGIQALYGKRIPLSEEEEEEVEEENTVSIVTPGPKPGAMPDPCSGELDAMMLGPHGKTYAFKGDYVWTVTGTRLGPLFPVTTLWKGLPGNLDAAVYSPRTNWIHFFKGNMIWRYVGFKLVPGFPKRLSQVGPNVDAALYWPLNQKVFLFKGSGYWQWDELAVNDFSRYPKPIGKLFTGVPDEPSAAMSWQDGKVYFFKGKKYWRLNKQLRVEKGFPKDTSQNWMHCLPPTMASXSLTTSSTPKT is encoded by the exons ATGAAGTGGGAGCTACTGTGGCTGGGATGTCTCCTTCCCATAATGGTGGGAGGGAGGTCTGTGAAACTCATGGATCAGGAGGAGGCTCTG GATTACTTAATAAAGTATGGATACCTGCAGAAGCCTCTGGAGAAAATGAATAATGGTTTTGGACCAGAAGAGGTGACAGAAGCAGTGAG ATCCTTCCAGGAAGTTTCAGAGCTGCCAGTCTCTGGGCAGTTGGATGGGGTAACAAGGGCACGAATGGGGCAGCCCCGCTGTGGCCTGGAGGATCCCTTCAACCAGAAGACCCACAAATATTCACTTCTAG GCCGCTGGCGGAAGAAGCATCTAACATTCCGTATCTTGAATTGGCCATCCACCCTTCCAAACCATATTGCCAGGGCAGCCCTATATACTGCCTTCAGATACTGGAGCAGGGTGGCCCTCCTGAGTTTTCGAGAAGTTCGGGCAGGCTGGGCAGATATTCGTCTCTCCTTCCATGGCCAATACAGCTCCTACTGCTCAAAAGGTTTTGATGGACCTG GAAAGGTCCTGGCCCATGCTGACATCCCTGAATTGGGTAGTGTGCACTTTGACCAATCAGAGACATGGACAGAGGGGACTAAAATGGGGGTGAATTTCCGCATCATTGCAGCCCATGAGCTTGGACATGCTCTAGGGCTGGGCCATTCCCGGTACCCACAGGCCCTCATGGCACCTGTTTATGCTGGCTTCCGGCCCAACTTCCAGCTTCATCCTGATGATGTGGCAGGAATTCAAGCCCTTTATG GCAAGAGGATCCCTCTgagtgaagaagaggaagaggaggtagAAGAAGAAAATACAGTGTCGATTGTAACCCCAGGGCCCAAGCCTGGAGCTATGCCTGACCCCTGCAGTGGAGAGTTGGATGCCATGATGCTGG GCCCTCATGGAAAGACATATGCCTTCAAAGGAGACTATGTATGGACTGTGACTGGTACCAGACTGGGGCCCCTTTTTCCTGTGACAACCTTATGGAAAGGACTCCCAGGAAACTTGGATGCTGCAGTCTATTCTCCCCGTACAAATTGGATCCACTTCTTTAAAG GTAATATGATCTGGCGCTATGTGGGCTTCAAACTGGTCCCTGGCTTTCCTAAGCGGTTAAGCCAAGTGGGACCCAATGTGGATGCAGCTTTGTACTGGCCTCTCAACCAGAAAGTTTTCCTCTTCAAG gGCTCTGGGTATTGGCAGTGGGATGAGTTGGCCGTGAATGACTTCAGTCGTTACCCAAAGCCAATAGGAAAGCTGTTCACTGGAGTGCCAGATGAGCCTTCTGCAGCCATGAGCTGGCAAGATGGCAAAGTCTACTTCTTCAAGGGTAAAAAGTATTGGCGCCTGAACAAGCAGCTTCGAGTGGAGAAAGGTTTTCCTAAGGACACTTCCCAGAACTGGATGCATTGTCTCCCCCCAACCATGGCATC CAGCCTCACCACCAGCTCTACTCCAAAGACTTAG
- the LOC141515124 gene encoding transmembrane protein 198-like isoform X1: MDQTPPLLTMTSDPRLFNQQLPEPPEPQCILEPRENPELVPALACALCCFFGVIYCCFGYRCFKAVMFLSGLLSGALVIFLLCHKERVLETQLSLEVSAGIALGIGLLCGLVTMLVRSVGLFLTGLLLGLTLGAGALLGTEPIYQPPSAWVPTGGLVGLALLGALLTLRWPRPFTMLGTALLGAAVLVGCADYFLEGLALGGRLGQRLQALPALPPLCWYSWALLGAWPALGALGALAQWRLTAEGYRDHEDGVLSHRLKGLQLLRIRQQEAKWQQNSGAAANEGSYRRQVPHRARSPADSLAPSYLQSLRDRQLGPTTMSTPHHAILDLDSDCGSTLPLTTPPRSNQT, encoded by the exons ATGGATCAGACACCACCCCTCTTGACAATGACCTCTGACCCCAGGCTCTTTAATCAGCAACTACCAGAGCCTCCTGAGCCACAGTGTATCTTGGAGCCACGAGAAAACCCTGAGCTGGTTCCTGCACTGGCCTGTGCTCTCTGCTGTTTCTTTGGAGTCATCTACTGCTGCTTTG GCTACCGATGCTTCAAGGCAGTGATGTTCCTATCTGGGCTGCTTTCTGGAGCCCTGGTAATCTTCTTGCTATGCCACAAGGAACGGGTGCTAGAGACACAACTGAGCCTGGAGGTGAGCGCAGGCATCGCGTTGGGCATCGGCCTCCTCTGTGGACTGGTCACGATGCTAGTCCGAAGTGTGGGACTCTTCCTGACTGGTCTCCTGCTTGGCCTGACCCTAGGGGCAGGGGCTCTACTAGGCACTGAACCCATCTACCAACCACCCTCAGCCTGGGTGCCCACGGGAGGTCTGGTGGGACTGGCACTTCTGGGGGCCCTGCTTACCCTCCGCTGGCCCCGACCTTTCACCATGTTAGGCACAGCCCTGCTGGGGGCGGCTGTTCTGGTGGGCTGTGCTGACTACTTCCTGGAGGGACTGGCACTGGGTGGGCGTCTGGGTCAGCGGCTTCAGGCATTGCCTGCCCTGCCCCCACTCTGCTGGTACAGCTGGGCCCTGCTGGGTGCCTGGCCTGCCCTGGGGGCACTTGGGGCCCTTGCTCAGTGGAGACTCACAGCGGAGGGATACAGAGACCATGAAGATG GGGTTTTGAGCCATCGTCTGAAAGGCCTTCAGCTTCTTAGGATCCGCCAGCAAGAGGCCAAGTGGCAGCAAAATTCTGGGGCAGCAGCCAATGAGGGCAGCTACCGTCGCCAAGTCCCACACCGAGCCCGGAGCCCAGCTGATAGCCTGGCACCA AGTTATCTCCAGAGCCTCCGGGATCGACAGCTGGGGCCAACCACTATGAGTACTCCCCATCATGCCATCCTGGACCTAGACTCTGACTGTGGTTCCACTTTGCCCCTTACCACACCCCCTCGCTCCAACCAAACCTGA
- the LOC141515124 gene encoding transmembrane protein 198-like isoform X2, with protein sequence MDQTPPLLTMTSDPRLFNQQLPEPPEPQCILEPRENPELVPALACALCCFFGVIYCCFGYRCFKAVMFLSGLLSGALVIFLLCHKERVLETQLSLEVSAGIALGIGLLCGLVTMLVRSVGLFLTGLLLGLTLGAGALLGTEPIYQPPSAWVPTGGLVGLALLGALLTLRWPRPFTMLGTALLGAAVLVGCADYFLEGLALGGRLGQRLQALPALPPLCWYSWALLGAWPALGALGALAQWRLTAEGYRDHEDGVLSHRLKGLQLLRIRQQEAKWQQNSGAAANEGSYRRQVPHRARSPADSLAPVKLSPEPPGSTAGANHYEYSPSCHPGPRL encoded by the exons ATGGATCAGACACCACCCCTCTTGACAATGACCTCTGACCCCAGGCTCTTTAATCAGCAACTACCAGAGCCTCCTGAGCCACAGTGTATCTTGGAGCCACGAGAAAACCCTGAGCTGGTTCCTGCACTGGCCTGTGCTCTCTGCTGTTTCTTTGGAGTCATCTACTGCTGCTTTG GCTACCGATGCTTCAAGGCAGTGATGTTCCTATCTGGGCTGCTTTCTGGAGCCCTGGTAATCTTCTTGCTATGCCACAAGGAACGGGTGCTAGAGACACAACTGAGCCTGGAGGTGAGCGCAGGCATCGCGTTGGGCATCGGCCTCCTCTGTGGACTGGTCACGATGCTAGTCCGAAGTGTGGGACTCTTCCTGACTGGTCTCCTGCTTGGCCTGACCCTAGGGGCAGGGGCTCTACTAGGCACTGAACCCATCTACCAACCACCCTCAGCCTGGGTGCCCACGGGAGGTCTGGTGGGACTGGCACTTCTGGGGGCCCTGCTTACCCTCCGCTGGCCCCGACCTTTCACCATGTTAGGCACAGCCCTGCTGGGGGCGGCTGTTCTGGTGGGCTGTGCTGACTACTTCCTGGAGGGACTGGCACTGGGTGGGCGTCTGGGTCAGCGGCTTCAGGCATTGCCTGCCCTGCCCCCACTCTGCTGGTACAGCTGGGCCCTGCTGGGTGCCTGGCCTGCCCTGGGGGCACTTGGGGCCCTTGCTCAGTGGAGACTCACAGCGGAGGGATACAGAGACCATGAAGATG GGGTTTTGAGCCATCGTCTGAAAGGCCTTCAGCTTCTTAGGATCCGCCAGCAAGAGGCCAAGTGGCAGCAAAATTCTGGGGCAGCAGCCAATGAGGGCAGCTACCGTCGCCAAGTCCCACACCGAGCCCGGAGCCCAGCTGATAGCCTGGCACCAGTAA AGTTATCTCCAGAGCCTCCGGGATCGACAGCTGGGGCCAACCACTATGAGTACTCCCCATCATGCCATCCTGGACCTAGACTCTGA